Proteins from one Chroococcidiopsis sp. CCMEE 29 genomic window:
- a CDS encoding sulfate/molybdate ABC transporter ATP-binding protein: MKLLVDIQKQLPSYTLEVAFTIDGNTLGVLGASGAGKSMLLRCIAGIETPSQGRIVLNERVLFDSKKGINLPSRDRRIGFLFQNYALFPHLRVSQNVAFGLQHLPKLERNWRVNEQITQMQLQGLQNRYPHQLSGGQQQRVALARALAIQPEALLLDEPFSALDTHLRNQLEKQLIEILSDYQGVTLFVTHNLEEAYRVCKNLLVLSEGKTAAYGSKENIFERPATYIIAKLTGCKNFSHAQAVSPHLVEALDWDCTLRVLEPIPSKLAYVGIRAHHFTFPEESKFKNNPKSANVFLCWVVQTSETPHRMTLYLKLHNPPANPSDYHLQAEVFKEKWAILKDRSFPWHIHLNPLRLILMD; this comes from the coding sequence ATGAAACTTTTAGTGGACATTCAGAAGCAACTCCCTAGCTATACGCTGGAGGTGGCTTTCACTATAGATGGAAACACTCTTGGAGTTTTAGGCGCTTCCGGTGCTGGTAAAAGCATGCTTCTACGCTGCATTGCAGGGATAGAAACTCCTAGCCAAGGTCGAATCGTCCTGAATGAGCGGGTGTTATTCGACTCAAAAAAGGGTATTAACTTGCCTAGCCGCGATCGCCGTATTGGTTTTCTGTTTCAAAACTATGCCCTTTTCCCTCACTTGAGGGTCTCCCAAAACGTTGCCTTTGGTCTGCAACATCTGCCAAAACTAGAACGAAATTGGCGAGTGAATGAACAAATTACCCAGATGCAACTACAGGGACTGCAAAACCGCTATCCTCATCAGTTATCCGGTGGTCAGCAGCAGCGGGTCGCCTTGGCAAGAGCTTTAGCTATTCAACCAGAGGCGCTCCTCCTGGATGAACCGTTTTCAGCCCTTGATACTCATCTGCGTAATCAGCTGGAAAAACAACTGATTGAGATCCTCTCTGACTACCAGGGTGTGACGCTGTTCGTCACTCATAATTTAGAAGAAGCTTACCGTGTTTGCAAAAATCTCCTGGTTCTCTCAGAAGGCAAAACTGCTGCCTACGGTTCCAAAGAAAACATTTTTGAGCGTCCTGCCACTTATATCATTGCTAAGCTAACTGGCTGTAAGAACTTCTCCCATGCTCAGGCAGTTTCTCCCCACCTAGTCGAGGCTTTAGACTGGGACTGCACCCTCCGCGTACTTGAACCGATACCCAGCAAACTAGCATACGTAGGCATTCGCGCCCATCATTTCACTTTTCCCGAAGAGTCAAAATTTAAAAATAATCCAAAATCAGCAAACGTCTTCCTCTGTTGGGTTGTGCAAACAAGTGAAACACCTCACCGTATGACTCTTTATCTCAAGCTACACAATCCTCCCGCCAATCCCAGTGACTACCACCTGCAAGCGGAGGTCTTTAAGGAAAAGTGGGCTATCCTCAAAGACCGTTCCTTTCCTTGGCACATTCATTTAAATCCGCTGCGGCTAATTTTAATGGATTGA
- a CDS encoding molybdopterin-binding protein — MPRKQQGWITFQSSEEERQILEQHCQQSQRTKTEVLRELVRSLTQLPASSALPLQQSPQDNSGTTEEELFSRKLEAKAMKVSARNVLKGTVKKVVTGAVNSEVTLEIAPGVEITSIITRASAEHLGLAEGKEAYAVIKSSNVMVAVD; from the coding sequence ATGCCGAGAAAACAGCAAGGATGGATTACCTTTCAATCCTCGGAGGAAGAAAGGCAAATTCTAGAGCAGCATTGCCAACAGTCTCAGCGCACTAAAACTGAGGTTTTGAGGGAACTGGTGCGGAGTCTGACTCAACTACCCGCTTCATCTGCTCTCCCGCTTCAGCAGAGTCCGCAGGATAATTCTGGTACTACAGAGGAAGAACTTTTTAGTAGAAAGCTAGAGGCTAAAGCGATGAAAGTGAGTGCCCGGAATGTGCTTAAGGGGACGGTCAAAAAAGTTGTGACGGGAGCAGTCAACAGTGAGGTAACATTGGAGATTGCTCCCGGCGTTGAGATTACCTCAATAATCACGAGAGCTTCAGCAGAGCATTTGGGTTTGGCAGAGGGCAAAGAAGCCTATGCAGTCATTAAGTCCAGCAATGTGATGGTTGCGGTGGATTGA
- the fni gene encoding type 2 isopentenyl-diphosphate Delta-isomerase, protein MNLPSSLSAQTQTRKADHIRICLEQDVQFHSNTTGLERYCFTHCCLPELDRKEIDLTTTFLGKQLGAPLLISSMTGGTEQAGIINQRLAEVAQHYKIAMGVGSQRVAVEKPQVASTFAVRSLAPNILLFANLGAVQLNYNYGIDQCLRIVDLLEADALILHLNPLQECIQPTGDTNFRGLLDKIRKLCVKLPVPVIAKEVGNGISAAMAQKLIAAGVAAIDVAGAGGTSWAKVESERAENTQQRRLGMTFADWGLPTAECISSIRAVAPTFPLIASGGLRHGLDVAKAIALGADIAGLALPFLQAAAESEAALHALVEVLIAEITTVLFCTGNATLEQLKYSKALQRIE, encoded by the coding sequence GTGAACCTTCCTTCAAGCTTGTCGGCACAAACTCAAACCCGCAAAGCCGATCACATCCGCATCTGTCTAGAACAGGATGTACAATTTCACTCCAACACAACTGGACTAGAACGCTATTGCTTCACCCATTGTTGCTTACCGGAACTAGACCGCAAGGAAATTGACTTGACGACAACCTTCCTGGGAAAACAGCTAGGTGCACCGTTACTGATTTCTTCCATGACTGGCGGCACGGAACAGGCGGGAATAATTAACCAGCGCCTGGCGGAGGTTGCTCAGCATTACAAAATAGCAATGGGGGTGGGTTCCCAGCGAGTGGCGGTGGAAAAACCCCAAGTTGCCTCAACCTTCGCCGTGCGATCGCTTGCTCCCAACATCCTCCTGTTTGCTAACTTGGGTGCTGTTCAACTCAACTACAACTACGGAATCGATCAATGTTTACGTATAGTCGATTTGCTAGAAGCTGATGCCTTGATTTTGCATCTCAATCCTCTCCAAGAGTGCATTCAACCTACAGGTGATACTAACTTCCGGGGCTTACTTGACAAAATAAGAAAATTATGTGTTAAACTACCTGTCCCCGTGATTGCTAAAGAAGTAGGGAATGGCATCTCAGCGGCAATGGCTCAGAAACTGATAGCAGCGGGAGTAGCGGCGATTGATGTTGCTGGTGCTGGTGGTACATCTTGGGCAAAGGTGGAAAGTGAGCGGGCGGAAAATACTCAACAACGACGATTGGGGATGACGTTTGCCGATTGGGGTTTACCAACAGCTGAATGTATTAGTAGTATTCGTGCCGTAGCGCCAACATTTCCCTTGATCGCCTCGGGAGGATTGCGTCATGGCTTGGATGTGGCAAAGGCGATCGCCCTGGGAGCAGATATTGCTGGTCTGGCATTGCCTTTTTTACAAGCTGCAGCTGAATCAGAAGCAGCCCTTCACGCCTTAGTTGAAGTTTTAATCGCAGAAATTACCACCGTGCTATTTTGTACTGGCAACGCTACCCTAGAGCAACTAAAGTATTCTAAAGCTT
- the modA gene encoding molybdate ABC transporter substrate-binding protein: MHRRRILTLIAWIHVAFLVVVGCNPVTTVPSATSTQPVTLTVSAAADLNYVFKEMGKLFEQETGNKVIFNFGSTGQLAQQIEQGAPVDVFAAANQSYIEKLEQQGLIIPDTKELYGRGRITLWTRQDSLLEIKGIQDLTKPEVTRIAIANPDHAPYGIAAREAMQSAGIWQTAQPKLVLGENVRQTLQYAESGNVDVAIVALSLSVNKPGRWVLIPENLHKPLDQMLAAIDKTPHESQARQFAAFINGTKGRPLMRKYGFILPGEEPVK; encoded by the coding sequence ATGCATAGAAGACGTATCCTTACCTTGATTGCTTGGATACATGTTGCATTCCTGGTAGTGGTCGGCTGCAATCCGGTAACAACAGTTCCCTCTGCAACTTCAACGCAGCCAGTGACGCTGACTGTTTCTGCTGCCGCTGACCTCAACTATGTCTTTAAGGAAATGGGGAAATTGTTTGAGCAAGAAACGGGAAACAAAGTCATTTTCAATTTTGGTTCTACAGGTCAACTAGCTCAGCAAATTGAGCAAGGCGCACCTGTGGATGTTTTCGCTGCTGCTAATCAGTCATACATTGAAAAATTAGAACAGCAAGGGCTGATCATTCCTGATACCAAAGAACTCTACGGTCGTGGGCGCATTACCTTGTGGACACGACAGGACAGTTTACTAGAGATCAAAGGCATCCAGGACTTGACTAAGCCTGAAGTGACGCGGATTGCTATTGCCAATCCAGATCATGCTCCCTACGGTATAGCGGCTCGTGAAGCAATGCAATCAGCAGGTATATGGCAGACAGCGCAACCGAAGCTAGTGCTGGGCGAGAACGTGCGCCAGACACTCCAGTACGCTGAAAGTGGCAACGTGGATGTAGCGATCGTCGCACTGTCTTTGAGCGTCAACAAGCCCGGACGTTGGGTATTGATTCCTGAGAATCTGCACAAGCCACTTGATCAAATGCTGGCTGCGATCGACAAAACCCCCCATGAGTCGCAAGCCCGACAGTTTGCCGCGTTTATAAATGGTACAAAGGGGAGACCGCTCATGCGTAAGTATGGCTTTATCCTACCTGGTGAGGAACCTGTTAAATGA
- the modB gene encoding molybdate ABC transporter permease subunit — protein sequence MSWHPFILSLQVTVVATVLILVVGIGLAIVLARSRFPGQLVLETLLNLPLVLPPSVVGYYLLLILGRGSPLVELLGIRILFTWQAAAIASAVVGLPLMVESARAAIANVNPELESAARTLGSSEAEVLWRVTLPLARQGILAGLLLGIARALGEFGATLMVAGNIPGRTQTLPLAIYDAVQNQQYALANLMVLVMTTLAFVLVWWVRRLERSKGLLR from the coding sequence ATGAGTTGGCATCCGTTTATCTTGTCATTGCAAGTCACTGTGGTTGCCACTGTATTGATTCTAGTAGTGGGGATTGGGCTAGCAATTGTGTTAGCGCGTAGCCGTTTTCCTGGTCAACTTGTCCTGGAAACATTGCTAAACCTACCCCTGGTACTCCCCCCTAGTGTGGTTGGGTACTATCTTTTGCTGATACTAGGTCGAGGTAGTCCTTTAGTAGAATTGTTGGGGATACGTATCCTGTTTACGTGGCAAGCCGCTGCGATCGCCTCAGCAGTCGTTGGTCTACCCCTAATGGTGGAATCAGCTAGAGCAGCGATCGCCAATGTGAACCCAGAACTGGAATCAGCTGCACGCACCCTTGGTTCCTCAGAAGCAGAAGTATTATGGCGAGTCACGCTTCCCTTGGCTCGCCAGGGAATCCTAGCTGGACTTCTATTAGGAATAGCTAGGGCGTTGGGTGAATTTGGCGCCACTTTAATGGTTGCTGGCAACATCCCAGGACGCACGCAAACCTTACCTCTAGCAATCTACGATGCTGTGCAAAACCAACAGTACGCTTTGGCTAACCTGATGGTACTGGTGATGACCACCTTGGCTTTTGTTTTGGTCTGGTGGGTACGCCGCCTCGAACGGTCGAAGGGACTGCTTAGGTAG
- a CDS encoding tetratricopeptide repeat protein has product MKLPLNLEAEFFFQQGLRRNKAEKYEAAIASLDKALKCQPDYADAWSQRGIALGSLGCHDQAILNFDKALALRPDTSWVWHNRGIALGKLSRYEEAINSFDRAIEFNPNSSTFWHNRGITLSDWGRYEKALASFERTLELRPDAYWAWYNRGTTLGQLKRYEEALNSFDRAIEFNPDAVLAWNNRGIILSDWERYEKAVASFDRALEIAPEYSKAWYNRGVALGKLGCCEEAIASFDKVIEFQPNDFWAWYNRGLALRHLGRKEEALVSYDKAIAIQPNDNSAWYDQALALHELCRYQDAIASYTKALELQPDDPTVLYNRACCYALQCQVEQAIENLQQAINLNPEKYREMAKNNPDFDIIRQEQRFQSLIQYLSS; this is encoded by the coding sequence ATGAAACTACCTCTAAACCTTGAAGCGGAATTTTTCTTTCAGCAAGGACTACGTCGAAATAAGGCGGAAAAATATGAAGCAGCGATCGCTAGTTTAGACAAAGCATTAAAGTGCCAACCAGATTATGCCGATGCCTGGTCGCAGCGGGGCATTGCTTTGGGCAGCTTAGGTTGCCACGATCAGGCGATCCTTAACTTTGACAAGGCACTGGCACTTCGACCAGATACCAGCTGGGTTTGGCACAACCGAGGGATTGCGCTGGGTAAGTTAAGTCGCTACGAAGAGGCGATTAATAGCTTTGATCGAGCAATTGAGTTTAACCCAAATAGCTCAACTTTTTGGCACAACCGGGGCATTACACTGTCTGACTGGGGGCGTTACGAAAAAGCACTTGCCAGCTTTGAGAGAACGCTTGAGTTACGACCTGATGCTTATTGGGCATGGTACAACCGAGGAACGACCCTGGGGCAGCTGAAGCGCTACGAAGAGGCGCTCAACAGCTTTGACCGTGCAATTGAGTTCAATCCAGATGCTGTACTTGCTTGGAACAACCGGGGTATTATATTGAGTGACTGGGAGCGGTATGAAAAGGCAGTTGCTAGCTTTGATAGAGCTTTAGAGATTGCTCCAGAATACAGCAAAGCTTGGTATAACCGGGGTGTTGCCCTGGGAAAATTAGGGTGCTGTGAAGAGGCGATCGCTTCTTTCGATAAAGTGATCGAGTTTCAACCGAATGATTTCTGGGCATGGTACAACCGAGGGCTAGCCCTAAGACACCTAGGTCGCAAGGAAGAGGCGCTCGTTAGCTACGACAAAGCCATTGCCATTCAACCAAATGATAATAGTGCTTGGTATGACCAAGCCTTAGCACTACATGAATTGTGCCGTTACCAAGACGCGATCGCTAGTTACACCAAAGCGCTTGAGCTGCAACCCGACGATCCCACAGTCTTGTATAACAGAGCTTGCTGTTATGCTTTGCAGTGCCAGGTTGAGCAGGCAATTGAGAACTTGCAGCAAGCGATTAATTTAAATCCTGAAAAATATCGAGAAATGGCAAAAAACAACCCTGATTTTGACATAATTCGCCAAGAGCAGCGATTTCAGAGTTTAATTCAATATCTAAGTAGTTGA